In Rhinoderma darwinii isolate aRhiDar2 chromosome 9, aRhiDar2.hap1, whole genome shotgun sequence, the following are encoded in one genomic region:
- the SLC1A2 gene encoding excitatory amino acid transporter 2 isoform X2 gives MTSTEGANNTPKQVEVRVHESQLTSDEVRPRSPCLRMCDKIRGNLLLSLTVFGVIMGAVSGGLLRMASPIHPDIIMVIGFPGDILMRMLKMLILPLIISSLITGLSGLDAKSSGRLGTRAMVYYMATTIIAAVLGVILVLAIHPGDPKLKKQLGKGQENDDVSSLDAFLDLIRNLFPDNLVQACFQQIQTVTKKVVVENPTEEPTNVTDSVFTLMNDTVATTTEEIVKKLEFKDGMNVLGVIGFFIAFGIAMGKMGEQARLMVDFFNILNEIVMKLVTMIMWYSPFGIACLICGKIIAIKDLELVARQLGMYMITVIVGLIIHGGIFLPSLYFVITRKSPFSFLAGIFQAWITALGTASSAGTLPVTFRCLEENLGIDKRVTRFVLPVGATINMDGTALYEAVAAIFIAQMNDVYLDAGQIVTVSLTATLASVGAASIPSAGLVTMLLILTAVGLPTQDISLLVAVDWLLDRMRTSVNVVGDSFGAGIVYHLSKAELDNLDKQHAQQELEMTKTQSIYDDMKNHRENNSNQCIYAAHNSVVVDDCKSFHRVEYQSCL, from the exons tgccaACAACACCCCTAAACAGGTGGAAGTGCGTGTGCATGAGAGCCAACTGACCTCAGATGAAGTGCGTCCCAGATCGCCATGCCTGAGAATGTGCGACAAGATCCGAGGAAACCTCTTGCTTTCCCTCACAGTATTTG GCGTTATCATGGGAGCAGTTTCTGGGGGACTCCTTCGGATGGCATCTCCCATCCATCCTGATATTATTATGGTCATAGGCTTTCCAGGAGACATTCTCATGAGAATGCTGAAGATGTTGATTCTACCTTTAATCATCTCCAGTTTGATCACTG GTTTGTCAGGATTGGATGCAAAATCAAGTGGACGTCTTGGCACCAGGGCAATGGTATATTACATGGCTACCACCATTATAGCTGCAGTCTTGGGAGTCATCCTCGTCTTGGCAATACATCCCGGAGACCCCAAACTAAAGAAACAACTTGGAAAGGGGCAGGAAAATGATGACGTCTCCAGTTTAGATGCTTTCTTGGATCTTATTAGAAATCTATTTCCTGATAACTTGGTTCAAGCTTGTTTCCAGCAG ATTCAGACAGTTACCAAGAAGGTTGTTGTGGAAAATCCCACTGAGGAACCTACCAATGTGACCGACTCCGTCTTTACGCTCATGAATGACACAGTTGCCACAACTACAGAGGAAATAGTAAAAAAATTGGAGTTCAAAGATGGCATGAACGTCTTGG GCGTTATTGGCTTTTTCATTGCATTCGGCATTGCCATGGGAAAAATGGGCGAACAGGCCCGACTGATGGTGGACTTCTTCAATATCCTGAATGAGATTGTGATGAAACTTGTGACAATGATAATGTG GTATTCTCCCTTCGGTATCGCTTGTTTGATCTGCGGAAAAATCATCGCCATTAAAGACTTGGAGCTTGTTGCCCGGCAACTGGGAATGTACATGATCACCGTTATCGTGGGTCTCATCATCCATGGAGGTATTTTCTTGCCATCTCTGTACTTTGTGATCACCAGGAAGAGTCCATTCTCCTTTTTGGCCGGGATTTTTCAGGCTTGGATTACAGCTCTTGGTACAGCTTCCAG TGCCGGGACACTGCCTGTCACCTTCCGCTGTCTGGAGGAAAACCTGGGTATTGACAAAAGAGTAACACGATTTGTGCTCCCTGTTGGTGCCACAATTAACATGGACGGAACTGCTCTGTACGAGGCTGTGGcggccatatttattgcccagatgaaCGACGTGTATCTGGATGCAGGACAGATTGTAACAGTGAG CTTGACAGCCACATTGGCCAGTGTTGGAGCAGCCAGTATCCCGAGCGCAGGCCTGGTGACCATGCTTCTGATCTTGACGGCAGTGGGGTTGCCCACCCAGGACATCAGTCTACTCGTCGCTGTGGACTGGCTTCT GGACCGTATGAGGACTTCCGTTAACGTGGTGGGAGATTCCTTTGGGGCTGGCATAGTCTATCATCTATCCAAGGCAGAGTTGGATAATCTGGATAAGCAACACGCACAGCAGGAGCTAGAAATGACCAAGACTCAGTCCATCTATGACGACATGAAAAACCACAGGGAGAATAACTCAAACCAATGCATTTACGCAGCGCACAATTCTGTTGTAGTCGACGACTGCAAG TCTTTCCATCGAGTCGAATACCAGTCCTGTCTCTAA
- the SLC1A2 gene encoding excitatory amino acid transporter 2 isoform X1, with translation MTSTEGANNTPKQVEVRVHESQLTSDEVRPRSPCLRMCDKIRGNLLLSLTVFGVIMGAVSGGLLRMASPIHPDIIMVIGFPGDILMRMLKMLILPLIISSLITGLSGLDAKSSGRLGTRAMVYYMATTIIAAVLGVILVLAIHPGDPKLKKQLGKGQENDDVSSLDAFLDLIRNLFPDNLVQACFQQIQTVTKKVVVENPTEEPTNVTDSVFTLMNDTVATTTEEIVKKLEFKDGMNVLGVIGFFIAFGIAMGKMGEQARLMVDFFNILNEIVMKLVTMIMWYSPFGIACLICGKIIAIKDLELVARQLGMYMITVIVGLIIHGGIFLPSLYFVITRKSPFSFLAGIFQAWITALGTASSAGTLPVTFRCLEENLGIDKRVTRFVLPVGATINMDGTALYEAVAAIFIAQMNDVYLDAGQIVTVSLTATLASVGAASIPSAGLVTMLLILTAVGLPTQDISLLVAVDWLLDRMRTSVNVVGDSFGAGIVYHLSKAELDNLDKQHAQQELEMTKTQSIYDDMKNHRENNSNQCIYAAHNSVVVDDCKVTLANNGKTADFNAVVEEPLQA, from the exons tgccaACAACACCCCTAAACAGGTGGAAGTGCGTGTGCATGAGAGCCAACTGACCTCAGATGAAGTGCGTCCCAGATCGCCATGCCTGAGAATGTGCGACAAGATCCGAGGAAACCTCTTGCTTTCCCTCACAGTATTTG GCGTTATCATGGGAGCAGTTTCTGGGGGACTCCTTCGGATGGCATCTCCCATCCATCCTGATATTATTATGGTCATAGGCTTTCCAGGAGACATTCTCATGAGAATGCTGAAGATGTTGATTCTACCTTTAATCATCTCCAGTTTGATCACTG GTTTGTCAGGATTGGATGCAAAATCAAGTGGACGTCTTGGCACCAGGGCAATGGTATATTACATGGCTACCACCATTATAGCTGCAGTCTTGGGAGTCATCCTCGTCTTGGCAATACATCCCGGAGACCCCAAACTAAAGAAACAACTTGGAAAGGGGCAGGAAAATGATGACGTCTCCAGTTTAGATGCTTTCTTGGATCTTATTAGAAATCTATTTCCTGATAACTTGGTTCAAGCTTGTTTCCAGCAG ATTCAGACAGTTACCAAGAAGGTTGTTGTGGAAAATCCCACTGAGGAACCTACCAATGTGACCGACTCCGTCTTTACGCTCATGAATGACACAGTTGCCACAACTACAGAGGAAATAGTAAAAAAATTGGAGTTCAAAGATGGCATGAACGTCTTGG GCGTTATTGGCTTTTTCATTGCATTCGGCATTGCCATGGGAAAAATGGGCGAACAGGCCCGACTGATGGTGGACTTCTTCAATATCCTGAATGAGATTGTGATGAAACTTGTGACAATGATAATGTG GTATTCTCCCTTCGGTATCGCTTGTTTGATCTGCGGAAAAATCATCGCCATTAAAGACTTGGAGCTTGTTGCCCGGCAACTGGGAATGTACATGATCACCGTTATCGTGGGTCTCATCATCCATGGAGGTATTTTCTTGCCATCTCTGTACTTTGTGATCACCAGGAAGAGTCCATTCTCCTTTTTGGCCGGGATTTTTCAGGCTTGGATTACAGCTCTTGGTACAGCTTCCAG TGCCGGGACACTGCCTGTCACCTTCCGCTGTCTGGAGGAAAACCTGGGTATTGACAAAAGAGTAACACGATTTGTGCTCCCTGTTGGTGCCACAATTAACATGGACGGAACTGCTCTGTACGAGGCTGTGGcggccatatttattgcccagatgaaCGACGTGTATCTGGATGCAGGACAGATTGTAACAGTGAG CTTGACAGCCACATTGGCCAGTGTTGGAGCAGCCAGTATCCCGAGCGCAGGCCTGGTGACCATGCTTCTGATCTTGACGGCAGTGGGGTTGCCCACCCAGGACATCAGTCTACTCGTCGCTGTGGACTGGCTTCT GGACCGTATGAGGACTTCCGTTAACGTGGTGGGAGATTCCTTTGGGGCTGGCATAGTCTATCATCTATCCAAGGCAGAGTTGGATAATCTGGATAAGCAACACGCACAGCAGGAGCTAGAAATGACCAAGACTCAGTCCATCTATGACGACATGAAAAACCACAGGGAGAATAACTCAAACCAATGCATTTACGCAGCGCACAATTCTGTTGTAGTCGACGACTGCAAG